The Pseudomonas aeruginosa genome includes the window GAGGGCGAAGCGGCGTTCCATCGGGACCTCGGTCATGCCGGCGAAGTGGCGGGCCACCTCTTCGTGTTCGCCGCTGAGGACGTTCACGCAGAGTCGACCGTTGGCCTTGAACACCGTGTTCATCTCGCTGTTGCGGTTGATGCAGAGCATCAGCGTCGGCGGGCTGTCGGTGACCGAGCAGACCGCGGTGGCGGTGATCCCGCAGCGTCCGGCCGGGCCGTTGCTGGTGATCACGTTGACCGCCGCCGAAAGATGCGCCATGGCGTTGCGGAAGGCTTGCTGCCTGGGTTCGAGCTGGGACATGGGGATAACCTCCGGAGGCGACGCGGGCGTCATTGGCGGATGCGATCGAGCACGTTGATGTCGTCCGGGTTGTGCAGGTGCGGCACGGTCCAGCCGTTCTCGTCGTAGTCGCCCATGCACTGCTCGACCATGCCGAGCATGCCCTTCATCGCCCCGCTGCCGATCGCCTGGCGCAGGGCCTGCATGCGGATCTCGTCCTGGCTGCCGGCGTAGTTGATCTCGTACAGCTCGTGGCGGCCGCCGAACTCGCTGCCGATGGCGTCCCAGAGCAGCTTGAGGATCTTGATCCGCTCCCGGTGGCCCATGCCGCCGGAGCCGCGGCAATAGGTGGAGAGGTACTTGTCGAGTTGCGGATTGTGCAGGTCGCGAACGCCGGAGGGCAGGTAGATCAGGCCGCTGGCGACCACCTGCTCGATGGTCTTCTTGATCTCCGGGTAGGCCTGCGGCGCCAGCACGCGGTAGGCCTGCAGGGCCTCGGCGCTGGGTAGGAAGGCGCCGCTGTGCCATTCGCTGGCGTTGCCGTACATGGCGTCGGTCAGCGACCAGAACAGGTTGCGCCAGGCCACCACTTCGCCGACCTGCGCCTGCACGCCGCGGAACTCCAGGGAGCCGGTGCATTGCAGGGCCTTGTAGAGGGCGCCGGTGATGAAGTCGAGCTTGACCGCCAGGCGGGTGCAGCCCTGCATCGGGAACAGCCGGCCGAAGCCACCCTGGGGGAACCACTGCTTGCAGCGCTCGAAGTCGCGGTAGATCAGTACGTTCTCCCAGGGGATGAACACCTTGTCCATCACCAGGATCGCGTCGTTCTCGTCGAAACGGCTGGACAGCGGGTAGTCGAACGGCGATCCGGCGATACCCGCCACCAGTTCGTAGGAGGGGCGGCAGATCAGCTTCATGCCGGGGGTGTTCATCGGCGCGATGAACATCAGGGCGAAGTCGGTGTTGTCGCCGAGCAGTTGCGCCGAACCCTGGCCGACGAAGTTGTAGTGGGTCAGCGCGGAATTCGTGGCGACCACCTTGGCGCCGCTGACGACGATGCCGCCGTCGACTTCCTCGTCCACCGAGATGAACACGTCCTTGACCTGGTCCACCGGCTTGTCGCGGTCGATCGGCGGGTTGACGATGGCATGGTTGAGGTACAGGCAGGCTTCCTGGATGCGCTTGTACCAGGTTTTCGCGTTGTCCTCGAAACGCCCGTAGAAGCCCGGGTTGGCGCCGAGGGCGCTGCCGAAGGCGGCCTTGTAGTCCGGGGTGCGGCCCATCCAGCCGTAGGTCAGCCGCGACCACTCGGCGATGGCGTCGCGCTGCTGGCGCAGTTCGTCGGCGCTGCGCGCGTAGCGGAAGAACTTGTGGGTATAGCCGCCGTTGCCGGTATCGGTCTCCCAGCAGAGCTTTTCCTTGCTCTGCGGATCGTGCAGGGCGTCGTACAGCCGGGCCATGGAGGCGGCCGCGTTGCGGAAGGCGGGGTGGCTGGTGACGTCCTTGACGCGGTCGCCGTAGATGTAGATCTCACGGTCGTCGCGCAGGCTGGCGAGGTACTCCTCGCCGGTGAACGGACGGGTGGCAGAGGCACGGAAATCTTCGGGTTTCATCATCGTCTCCAGTCATTGTTGTTATCTGCGCGAGAGCGCCTGGAGGGGATGATGGGACGGGGGCGGAGCGAGCTGAATGGCTTTTCCGGGGAATGAATTGCACTTTCCATGGCCCCGCGTGACGCCCGGCCGCGAAGGGCGGCCGGGTGGCGGCGCGTTCAGCTTTCGGCGGGCTGCCAGGCAATCTCCAGGCTTTCGCTGTTGGCCATGCGCTGCAGGTGATCGGCGACCACGTTCTGCATGTGGGCGAGGCTGTCCTCGTCGGGGCTGTTGAGAGTCATCAGGACATGGTCGGGGTGGGCGAGCAGCTCGCAGTTGGAGTCGCCGAAGTCGATGAAGCCGCGCTCGGGTGTGAGTTCGACTTCGAACTTGTGGCCCCAGTGCTTGCACAGGCGATTGACGTAGCGTGCCGCCGATTCGGTACGGACATGGGAGGTGGAGCGGAACATGAAGCGAATCCTCTCGGTTGGGGATTTCCGATACTAACCTGCTGAGAGTCATTCTTATTCATCCATTTTGCAGGGGCTTTCGATAATCGCCCGGCAAATGGTCGGCCCTTGTCCGTGGGACAGGGCGAGCGCCCTACCGGAGCCGGCGGAAGTGTTTGCCGGATACGTCGAAAGCGCTCTCTCTGGAGGGAGAGGGCGAACGCCAGCGGCTTCAGGCCAGCCCGCCGTTTTCCGGCAGCAACGCGCCGCCATCCACAACCAGGGTCTGCCCGGTGATGTAGCTCGCCTCGTCGGAGGCGAGGAAGAGCATGGCGTGGGCGATGTCCAGCGGCTGGCCGACACGCCCGAGGGGGATGTGCGCGGCCAGCGCGGCGGCGTCGCCGAGGCTGCCCAGCGCCGGAGTCGCGACCAGGCCGGGCTCGACGCCGTTGACGGTGATGCCGTCGCCGGCCAGCTCCAGCGCGGCGGCGCGGATGAAACCGTTGACCCCGGCCTTGCTCGCCGCATAGTGCGAGAGCCCAGGGATCGCCGTGCGCGGGCCGGTCACCGAGGAGGTCACCAGGACGCGCCCGGCCACGCTGCGGCGCAGGGCGGGAAGGGCGGCCTGGGTCAGCCGGAAGCAGCTTTTCAGGTTCACCGCCAGGGTCCGTTCCAGGGTGCCTTCGTCCAGTTCCGCGAGGGCGCACTGGGGAAAGGCAGCGGCGTTGTGCAGGAGGATGTCCAACTGGCCGAAGCGCTCCAGGGTCGCGCTCACCGCTCGTCTCGCGGCGTCGTGCTCGCTCAGGTCGACGGCCAGCAGTTCGGCCGTGCCTCCGCCCAGGCGGATCGCCTCCAGGACGGCCTGGCCGCGGCTGGCGGTACGCGTCGCCAGCAGAACCCTGGCGCCTTCGGCGGCGAAGCATTCGGCGATGGCCCGGCCGATGCCCTGGCCGGCGCCGGTGACCAGTGCGACGCGGTTCTCCAAGCGCCTCACGATGGGCGCTCCAGCAGTTCGCCCAGGCAATCGCGGAGCAGGCGGTCGTGCAGTTCGACGTCCTCTGCGCGGGTCGCCGGGCAGGTCAGCGCCATGTTGTGGAATGGCGTCAAGAGCACGCCGCGGTTGAGCAGGTAGAGGTGCAGGCAGGCCTCGATCAGGCCGTTGCGTGCGTGGTGGGCCTCGCCGCCGTTGCGCGGGGCGTGGGTCATGAACAGGTACTCGACGCGCGCGCCGATGCGCGTCACGTGCCAGGGCAGGCGCAGTTCCTCGAGCGTCGCGCGGACGCCCGCCTCGAGCTGCGCGGCGAGCTGGAACATGTGCCGATAGGCGTCCTCCGTCATCACTTCGGCGAAGGTCGCGCGCATCGCCGCCAGTTGCAGCGCGTTGCCGGCCAGGGTGCCGCCAAAGCCGAAATGGTTGATCGCCTGCCCCGGTCGGAAGTGCGGCAGTACCGCCCAGATCCGCTCCGCCTGCGCCTGGCTGCATCCCCAGACGGCGCTGGGAATGCCGCCGGCGATGCATTTGCCGAGGACGAAGAAGTCCGGCTCGAGGCCATGCGCGCCGCTATAGCCGGCGGGACCGCAGGAGATGGTGTGGGTCTCGTCGATGATCAGCGCCACGTCGTGGCGGCGGGTCAGTTCGCGCAGGCCGGCGTGGAAGCCTTCGGCCGGCGGGACCATGCCGACGTTGGTCATGAAGGGTTCGGTGAGCACCGCGGCGACGTCGCCATGGGCGAGGGCGGCCTCCAGCGCGTCGAGGTCGTTGAATTCCACCAGGCGGGTGGTGGTGGCGTGGCGTACGCCATTGGGGTGAACGCCCGCGCGCGGAACCATGCGCCCGGCGGCGTCGAATTCCACCTGCGATTCGTCGACGCTGCCGTGGTAGTTGCAGTTGAACACCACCACCTTGTCGCGTCCGCTGAGCATCCGGCACAGGCGCAGGACGAAACGGTTGGCGTCGGTGGCCGAGGTGGTCACCTGCCAATAGGGCAGGCCGAAGCGCCGCGCCAGTTCGGCGCCGACCCACAGGCTGTCCTCGGTCGGCAGCATCAGGGTCGAGCCGCGCCGCGCCTGGCGGGCGATGGCGTCGGCCACCGCCGGTTGGGCGTGGCCGAACATGGCGCCGCTATCGCCGAGGGCGAAGTCGACGTACTGCTGGCCATCGATGTCGGTGACGCGCGCGCCCTGGGCCTCCTTCACCAGCAGCGGGCAGTTGCCCGGCCACTGTTGCATCCAGTGCAGCGGTGCGCCGTATAGCCAGTGGCGGCGGTTTTCCCGGTAGGCCTGGGCGGAGCGCGGATGCAGTTCGTCGAAGCGTCGCAGCTCGCGCTTGAACAGCGCTTCGACGCGGGCCAGGTCGAGGCCGAAGGTGGTGTCCATGGGCGTCCTCACAGGTCGTGGCGGGTCTGGTTGAGCACCTGGGCCAGGGCGCCGACCGGGAAGTTCACCGGGGTGGCGAAGTCGTCGTCCTGGTAGCCGAAGATCTTGCCGTCGGTGCGCCCGGCTTCCAGGTCGATCAGCAGCACGCCGAGGGTCGGCACGATCTTCTCGCGCCAGACGAACAGGTACAGGCGTTCGGCCAGTCGGTAGCAGTGGCAGCGGTCGGTATCGGCCAGCCCTCGCTCGGCGCCGCGCAGGCATTGCCAGGTGTAGAAGGCGGGATTGAGGTAGATGTGTTCGTAGGCCTCGCTGGCGCTGTAGACGTAGCGGTTGCGCAGGCCGACCAACTCGTCGCTGGGGACGTGCGGGCAGGCGCCGGGCTGCCACGGGCGGTCGAGGCTGCCATGCAGGAACTCGGCCTCCACGCCGGTCAGTTCCCGGCCGGCCAGGGCCCGGGCGAACAGGCCCTGTTCGCAGGCCGCGCGGTCGGGCAGATGGCCGAGCACCGCGGTGAACGCCTGGTTGTCGAAGTCCAGCACCAGGCTGACCGAGACCGGCCGGCCGTTTTCCTGCTTGAGGAAATCCACCAGGTAAAGGTTTTCCCGCAGTGAACTGGCGCGGTAGTCCGACTCGCCGCTGGCACTGCCGTCGGCCAGGCGCCAGCGCAGGCGCTGCGAGTCGAAGGCATGTTCGATGACCCAGCCGTTGGCGAAGTGCAGGACCCGTTCGAGCCCGGCGAGATCGCCGCAGGCGGGAAGGACGTGGTTGTCCGGAGCGAAGCCGTCGGCCAGGGCGCCGACGGTGATCCATCCGGAATGCGAGTGGGCGGACATAGGGTTCTCCTCGTCGTGGGAAACCCATGCTGGCCTGTCTTCGAGTATCCCGATATCGACCGGATGGTTGATAGGTCGATATGCCACGGAAATAGCACGGAGCGGCGAAGGGAAAGTTATCGAAGATGAAGTTTTAGATGAGTTTTCGTTTCTTCTTTTTTGGTTTTTTAGTTAATGGGTTCCTGTTCTTCTATAAGTATTTTCTGAATTTATTCTTATGTACTTATTGGCTGTTATCGGAAATGGACTACATATGTTTTCGTATGATTATTATTTTTAAATCCTGT containing:
- the hpaC gene encoding 4-hydroxyphenylacetate 3-monooxygenase, reductase component; this translates as MSQLEPRQQAFRNAMAHLSAAVNVITSNGPAGRCGITATAVCSVTDSPPTLMLCINRNSEMNTVFKANGRLCVNVLSGEHEEVARHFAGMTEVPMERRFALHDWREGLAGLPVLHGALANLQGRIAEVQEIGTHSVLLLELEDIQVLEQGDGLVYFSRSFHRLQCPRRAA
- the hpaB gene encoding 4-hydroxyphenylacetate 3-monooxygenase, oxygenase component: MKPEDFRASATRPFTGEEYLASLRDDREIYIYGDRVKDVTSHPAFRNAAASMARLYDALHDPQSKEKLCWETDTGNGGYTHKFFRYARSADELRQQRDAIAEWSRLTYGWMGRTPDYKAAFGSALGANPGFYGRFEDNAKTWYKRIQEACLYLNHAIVNPPIDRDKPVDQVKDVFISVDEEVDGGIVVSGAKVVATNSALTHYNFVGQGSAQLLGDNTDFALMFIAPMNTPGMKLICRPSYELVAGIAGSPFDYPLSSRFDENDAILVMDKVFIPWENVLIYRDFERCKQWFPQGGFGRLFPMQGCTRLAVKLDFITGALYKALQCTGSLEFRGVQAQVGEVVAWRNLFWSLTDAMYGNASEWHSGAFLPSAEALQAYRVLAPQAYPEIKKTIEQVVASGLIYLPSGVRDLHNPQLDKYLSTYCRGSGGMGHRERIKILKLLWDAIGSEFGGRHELYEINYAGSQDEIRMQALRQAIGSGAMKGMLGMVEQCMGDYDENGWTVPHLHNPDDINVLDRIRQ
- a CDS encoding DUF2218 domain-containing protein, giving the protein MFRSTSHVRTESAARYVNRLCKHWGHKFEVELTPERGFIDFGDSNCELLAHPDHVLMTLNSPDEDSLAHMQNVVADHLQRMANSESLEIAWQPAES
- a CDS encoding SDR family oxidoreductase, with the translated sequence MRRLENRVALVTGAGQGIGRAIAECFAAEGARVLLATRTASRGQAVLEAIRLGGGTAELLAVDLSEHDAARRAVSATLERFGQLDILLHNAAAFPQCALAELDEGTLERTLAVNLKSCFRLTQAALPALRRSVAGRVLVTSSVTGPRTAIPGLSHYAASKAGVNGFIRAAALELAGDGITVNGVEPGLVATPALGSLGDAAALAAHIPLGRVGQPLDIAHAMLFLASDEASYITGQTLVVDGGALLPENGGLA
- a CDS encoding aspartate aminotransferase family protein, which encodes MDTTFGLDLARVEALFKRELRRFDELHPRSAQAYRENRRHWLYGAPLHWMQQWPGNCPLLVKEAQGARVTDIDGQQYVDFALGDSGAMFGHAQPAVADAIARQARRGSTLMLPTEDSLWVGAELARRFGLPYWQVTTSATDANRFVLRLCRMLSGRDKVVVFNCNYHGSVDESQVEFDAAGRMVPRAGVHPNGVRHATTTRLVEFNDLDALEAALAHGDVAAVLTEPFMTNVGMVPPAEGFHAGLRELTRRHDVALIIDETHTISCGPAGYSGAHGLEPDFFVLGKCIAGGIPSAVWGCSQAQAERIWAVLPHFRPGQAINHFGFGGTLAGNALQLAAMRATFAEVMTEDAYRHMFQLAAQLEAGVRATLEELRLPWHVTRIGARVEYLFMTHAPRNGGEAHHARNGLIEACLHLYLLNRGVLLTPFHNMALTCPATRAEDVELHDRLLRDCLGELLERPS
- a CDS encoding molybdenum cofactor biosynthesis F family protein; this translates as MSAHSHSGWITVGALADGFAPDNHVLPACGDLAGLERVLHFANGWVIEHAFDSQRLRWRLADGSASGESDYRASSLRENLYLVDFLKQENGRPVSVSLVLDFDNQAFTAVLGHLPDRAACEQGLFARALAGRELTGVEAEFLHGSLDRPWQPGACPHVPSDELVGLRNRYVYSASEAYEHIYLNPAFYTWQCLRGAERGLADTDRCHCYRLAERLYLFVWREKIVPTLGVLLIDLEAGRTDGKIFGYQDDDFATPVNFPVGALAQVLNQTRHDL